In Thiospirochaeta perfilievii, a single window of DNA contains:
- a CDS encoding glycoside hydrolase family 2 TIM barrel-domain containing protein, whose protein sequence is MRTINRVILLLLLALIGFQTVAQVNKVEIKQDDNGFRLFVDKKPFEVKGVVWAFTPIGEKYTYDLWSQSDEFIKRMIDTDAELMKQIGVNSIRVFSEVPARWIEYLYFQHGIYTIVNYTFGRYGVTVNGKWHARTDYSDFYTREAIKEEAFRVIKDYRNTPGVLMFMFGNENNYGLEWESDNIENLPTGQRMEARAGYLYSLYEEVLEVARRLDHNHPSGIVNGDIQYLNIIEALVPSMKIMGVNTYRGSEASDLFYKSIQGLNVPVVFTEFGADAYNTKTDTEDQYHQAQYIRDQWKEIYSQSYGKGKYQNAVGGFVFEWIDEWWKNGLDSHLDVHATVGSWTNGGYRFDAETGTPNMNEEWFGIVAQSQLKKAGINRRIPRAAFYTLGDIWSLSMYDSTPEEVEEHFAKIDPIKFVSLGEANVTKNEQKLDFVSIDGIKLDLNFSESFSNLEVQAAKDSNPALYQLPELTERRSEELTLTFGFKPVENLTGDVSVKFRGSTYDPLFTDPNVNQEPVQLYSGSFEYTNPLFDINGYFHTGLADWYLEGDYFNMMPESFDMDGMDLNGSLAPYGLMFTGNGSLDGLKIYAGPEIYYGARPQAIAKYTKDMNSGTAQYGFAALIQQDFDVKEIEVGENTTQSASLSGHFEMYPYVDVIAGGYFAGSDKVGETYSTDGGLSSKEITLLDSLSGKVDLSTKIFRYTELYGRYVYSGLVADTNAMMARGGLFKADSGLGNRQEINIGAKIVYSDLTFDIVGRSISPLVGPDTSGNRNPLTAPFYVYHNRETLEGEMVITFDPTGATWFHDWNAFDIEEAKFAGSISLLYILSTGVSDIGKFKANSTTEYAFSSPMEACENLWSVKLKTISNPLPQFKIGFDYFIGVQQSFGTDLVPLDDGSNRLTRSMGADLKVKYNKLALEGNILLNGWGFENSNEWQRDWNITYPLQWKVDLAYFFDKPKFSVSTSKIGIFARQKTYSEYSDIADATREYDMEIGIYSSMSY, encoded by the coding sequence ATGAGAACAATAAATAGAGTAATATTACTACTTCTACTTGCCTTAATTGGTTTTCAGACTGTTGCACAGGTGAATAAAGTAGAGATAAAACAGGATGACAACGGTTTTAGGCTGTTTGTAGATAAAAAGCCATTTGAAGTCAAGGGTGTAGTATGGGCATTTACTCCAATAGGAGAGAAATATACCTATGATTTATGGTCCCAGTCTGATGAGTTTATTAAAAGAATGATAGATACAGATGCGGAGCTAATGAAGCAGATTGGTGTCAATTCGATTCGTGTTTTTAGTGAAGTTCCTGCTAGATGGATAGAGTATCTATATTTTCAACATGGTATCTACACAATAGTAAACTACACATTTGGTAGATATGGGGTAACAGTTAATGGAAAGTGGCATGCTAGAACAGATTATTCAGATTTTTATACTCGAGAAGCCATTAAAGAAGAGGCATTTAGAGTAATTAAAGATTATAGAAATACTCCCGGGGTCTTAATGTTTATGTTTGGTAACGAAAATAACTACGGGCTAGAGTGGGAGAGTGATAATATTGAAAACCTTCCTACGGGACAACGTATGGAGGCTCGAGCGGGATATCTTTATAGCCTTTATGAAGAGGTTTTGGAAGTTGCTAGAAGACTTGACCATAATCACCCATCTGGAATAGTAAATGGGGATATTCAGTACTTAAATATAATCGAAGCATTAGTTCCAAGTATGAAAATTATGGGTGTTAATACCTATAGGGGTAGTGAAGCCTCTGACCTATTTTACAAGAGTATTCAAGGATTGAATGTTCCTGTTGTTTTTACCGAGTTTGGGGCTGATGCATACAATACAAAAACAGATACAGAAGACCAATATCACCAAGCTCAATATATTAGAGATCAGTGGAAAGAGATCTATTCTCAAAGTTATGGTAAGGGTAAGTATCAAAATGCTGTAGGTGGATTTGTCTTTGAATGGATTGATGAGTGGTGGAAAAATGGTTTAGATAGCCACTTAGATGTGCATGCTACAGTTGGTTCCTGGACAAATGGTGGTTATAGATTTGATGCCGAGACAGGAACTCCAAATATGAACGAAGAGTGGTTTGGTATTGTTGCCCAGAGCCAATTAAAAAAAGCCGGTATTAATAGAAGAATCCCTAGAGCTGCATTTTATACCTTAGGTGATATATGGTCACTTTCAATGTACGACAGTACTCCCGAAGAGGTAGAAGAGCATTTTGCTAAAATTGATCCTATAAAATTTGTATCTTTAGGTGAAGCAAATGTTACCAAAAATGAACAGAAATTAGACTTTGTTTCTATTGATGGTATTAAGTTAGACCTTAATTTCTCTGAATCATTTTCCAACCTTGAAGTTCAAGCAGCTAAAGATAGCAATCCAGCTCTATATCAACTTCCAGAGTTAACAGAGAGAAGGTCTGAGGAGTTAACATTAACATTTGGGTTTAAGCCTGTGGAAAATTTAACAGGAGATGTAAGTGTTAAGTTTCGTGGTTCTACATATGACCCCCTATTTACTGATCCTAATGTAAATCAAGAACCTGTTCAGCTATATAGTGGTTCATTTGAGTATACAAATCCACTTTTTGACATTAACGGTTATTTTCATACAGGGCTTGCTGATTGGTATCTTGAAGGTGACTATTTTAATATGATGCCTGAATCATTTGATATGGATGGTATGGATTTAAATGGTTCGTTAGCTCCCTACGGTCTAATGTTTACAGGTAATGGTTCATTAGATGGTCTTAAAATATATGCTGGTCCTGAAATATATTATGGAGCAAGACCCCAAGCAATTGCTAAGTATACAAAGGATATGAATAGCGGAACAGCTCAGTATGGTTTTGCAGCTTTAATACAGCAGGATTTTGATGTCAAAGAGATTGAAGTTGGGGAGAACACCACTCAATCTGCAAGCTTGTCCGGTCATTTTGAAATGTATCCATATGTTGATGTTATTGCAGGTGGTTATTTTGCTGGGTCTGACAAAGTAGGAGAGACATATTCTACTGATGGTGGTTTAAGCAGTAAAGAGATAACTTTGTTAGATTCATTATCAGGGAAAGTAGACTTATCTACAAAGATTTTTAGATATACAGAGCTTTATGGTAGATATGTCTATTCAGGTCTTGTTGCTGATACAAATGCAATGATGGCAAGGGGTGGTTTATTTAAAGCAGATAGTGGTCTTGGTAATAGGCAGGAAATTAATATCGGAGCGAAGATTGTTTATTCCGATTTAACATTTGATATTGTGGGAAGAAGTATCTCTCCTTTAGTTGGCCCAGATACTTCAGGTAATAGAAACCCATTAACAGCTCCATTTTATGTGTATCACAACCGTGAAACTCTAGAAGGTGAAATGGTTATTACCTTTGACCCAACAGGAGCAACTTGGTTTCATGACTGGAATGCATTTGATATAGAAGAAGCAAAATTCGCTGGATCTATATCCCTTCTATATATCTTGTCCACAGGAGTCTCTGATATAGGGAAGTTTAAGGCTAACTCTACAACAGAGTATGCATTTTCCTCTCCAATGGAAGCATGTGAAAACCTTTGGTCTGTAAAGTTAAAAACAATAAGTAATCCTCTACCCCAGTTTAAAATCGGTTTTGACTACTTCATTGGTGTACAACAGAGTTTTGGTACTGATTTAGTTCCTTTAGATGATGGTTCTAACAGATTAACTCGTTCAATGGGAGCTGATCTAAAAGTTAAATATAACAAACTAGCTCTAGAGGGGAATATATTGCTAAATGGTTGGGGTTTTGAGAACTCTAATGAGTGGCAAAGAGATTGGAATATTACATACCCATTACAGTGGAAAGTCGATTTAGCATACTTTTTTGATAAACCTAAATTCTCAGTTTCAACATCAAAAATTGGAATTTTTGCTAGGCAAAAAACATATAGTGAATACTCAGATATAGCCGACGCTACTCGAGAGTATGATATGGAAATAGGTATTTACAGTAGCATGAGCTACTAA
- a CDS encoding FIVAR domain-containing protein: MKKKNFFIVFLVLFSLLITSCDLLFPADDGVTVDKSILVAAIGNANTLLEGTTVGSDVGNVPADAASAYDDAITVAEGVNEDSGVTQTDVNAAVTTLATATVAFNDAIITQQSLEDSELASAKADLTAALATADVLGGSVGTAFVVGGISIADSANFSIARGVVVALLADDRPTAPTLQELNDAIVALATATEVFEAARYTQFDIDLFNFEADLTLAQALHDAAVEGTASGEYGVGSKETFQTALDAVIVSKDAAITIADIDAAKVALNTAIADFKATISYVFTTIYNFDEDPAPEVVADSGSITSIDVDPLDNTNNVLKVIKPVDAAAWALAIIDTRAFNVGSTAVFELKLYSPAVGQKFTFKIEGAAAGYQEVVAYTTTSSEWETLSFDFGTLNEGQNKLVLIPNHDGVMTEEETYYIDDITYSETQVHKLFQPIADAEVSLTSHPFGTEPGNTEVESDYTAYAEAITAAQAVMDNPASTDAEIEAAVTTLADATTAFNAASRIPNAFIFDQYVWASTETENFAGTTDLWNSGSTHSDATDQVYNPALMVVSGTGWGDVAVAAFVGYTAGDFTDKTAISFKMKTTDYSEVVVKMDLATNAELTFVIADYGTDLGNGWTQVEIPLSVFGDMSATNQFGIFCWGAGTFYLTDVAFSVN; encoded by the coding sequence ATGAAAAAAAAGAACTTTTTTATTGTGTTTTTAGTATTGTTTTCACTACTAATTACTTCATGTGATCTGTTGTTCCCAGCTGATGATGGAGTAACTGTTGATAAAAGCATATTAGTAGCAGCTATAGGAAATGCTAACACATTATTAGAAGGAACTACTGTTGGTTCTGATGTTGGAAATGTGCCTGCTGATGCTGCTTCGGCTTACGATGATGCTATAACTGTAGCTGAGGGCGTTAATGAAGATTCAGGAGTAACACAAACTGATGTAAACGCTGCTGTAACCACTCTAGCTACTGCAACCGTAGCATTTAATGATGCAATTATTACTCAGCAGAGTTTAGAAGATTCAGAGTTGGCAAGTGCTAAAGCTGATCTAACAGCAGCTTTAGCAACTGCGGATGTTTTAGGTGGAAGTGTTGGGACAGCTTTTGTTGTAGGTGGCATATCTATAGCCGATTCTGCTAACTTCTCTATAGCGAGGGGCGTTGTGGTTGCTCTACTTGCTGATGATCGGCCAACAGCTCCTACTTTACAGGAATTAAATGATGCAATAGTGGCTCTAGCTACAGCAACTGAGGTTTTTGAAGCTGCTAGATATACGCAGTTTGACATCGATTTATTCAACTTTGAAGCTGATCTAACTTTAGCTCAAGCATTACATGATGCTGCTGTAGAGGGTACAGCTAGTGGTGAGTATGGTGTTGGTTCAAAAGAAACTTTCCAAACAGCTCTAGATGCTGTAATTGTTTCAAAAGATGCAGCTATAACTATTGCAGATATAGATGCTGCAAAAGTAGCTTTAAACACTGCAATAGCTGACTTTAAAGCTACTATTTCTTATGTTTTTACTACTATATATAACTTTGATGAAGATCCAGCTCCAGAGGTTGTTGCAGATTCTGGTTCAATAACTTCAATTGATGTTGATCCATTAGATAATACAAATAACGTACTTAAAGTAATTAAACCAGTAGATGCGGCAGCATGGGCTTTAGCAATAATAGATACTAGAGCGTTTAATGTAGGTTCTACTGCAGTATTTGAGTTAAAACTATACTCACCAGCTGTAGGACAGAAGTTTACATTTAAAATTGAGGGTGCAGCTGCAGGTTATCAGGAAGTTGTTGCTTATACCACTACTTCAAGCGAATGGGAAACTTTAAGTTTTGATTTTGGTACTTTAAATGAAGGCCAAAATAAACTTGTTTTAATTCCTAACCATGACGGTGTTATGACAGAAGAAGAAACTTATTATATTGATGATATTACTTATTCAGAAACACAAGTACATAAATTATTCCAGCCAATTGCTGATGCTGAAGTATCACTTACTTCTCATCCATTTGGTACAGAGCCAGGTAATACAGAAGTAGAATCTGATTACACTGCATATGCAGAAGCAATAACTGCAGCACAGGCTGTAATGGATAATCCTGCTTCAACTGACGCTGAAATAGAAGCTGCTGTAACAACTCTTGCTGATGCAACAACTGCTTTTAATGCTGCAAGTCGAATACCTAATGCTTTTATCTTTGATCAATATGTATGGGCGTCAACAGAAACAGAAAATTTTGCAGGTACAACTGATTTATGGAACTCGGGTTCTACTCATTCAGATGCCACAGATCAAGTATATAATCCAGCATTAATGGTTGTTTCTGGTACTGGTTGGGGTGATGTTGCAGTTGCTGCATTTGTAGGATATACAGCAGGTGATTTTACAGATAAAACTGCTATATCTTTTAAAATGAAAACAACTGATTATTCTGAAGTTGTTGTTAAAATGGATCTTGCTACTAATGCAGAGTTAACTTTTGTAATTGCTGATTACGGAACAGATCTTGGTAATGGTTGGACTCAAGTAGAAATTCCACTAAGCGTTTTTGGCGATATGTCAGCGACAAACCAGTTTGGTATTTTTTGCTGGGGTGCAGGTACTTTCTATTTAACTGATGTTGCATTTTCAGTTAACTAA
- a CDS encoding sensor histidine kinase, whose amino-acid sequence MNKKPSIIMDIEGNNCIFNKEANKVFNLDLLDDIRELFPDIYLDKDMESQNCIKKNTKISYPINLTLFKNTNHWLIEIKDSLECQWDEFVKCQRLLHVLFLDLISINSEKDLYKTLIIKARKILNIDRIGILLFDSQNGKIKGTWGTNRWGEVVDQSSYEGYLAEKDSYKESLDFKNYAVYNHDTYLYDDGEIIGRGWNTKSIFYAGQKPVGWISCDNSISKKPLPIWKKEILGELARMTGEFLFNLRLENHLKSEVEKKTVKLNKTIQELKETQDNLIEAEKLASIGSLISGVAHEINTPIGVALTGVSHIEETTKDLMEKIDGGRLKKKDLDIFVNDSLYSSTLCVSSLKRAGELVNIFKQLSVDQESTNNEELNLSELVENVLLSIKYSTKLNGIKVETDIDKNINFIGNPKSFYQILTNLINNSIVHGFINIPKPLIKISGRIISGKIDVNYSDNGVGIPKKLHKKVFEPFYTTKRNQGNTGLGLNIIYNSVLKQGGKISIKDHKDKGTQFNIQFNI is encoded by the coding sequence TTGAATAAAAAACCTTCAATTATCATGGATATAGAGGGAAATAACTGCATATTCAATAAAGAGGCCAACAAGGTTTTCAACCTGGATCTACTTGATGATATAAGGGAGTTATTCCCAGATATTTACTTAGATAAGGATATGGAGAGTCAAAATTGTATAAAAAAAAACACAAAAATCTCCTACCCCATTAATTTAACTCTATTCAAGAATACAAACCACTGGTTAATAGAGATAAAGGATAGTTTAGAGTGTCAATGGGATGAATTTGTAAAGTGTCAACGCCTACTACATGTGCTATTTTTAGATTTAATATCAATAAATAGTGAAAAAGATCTATATAAAACATTAATAATTAAGGCCCGTAAGATTTTAAATATTGATAGAATTGGAATATTATTATTCGATTCACAAAACGGTAAAATTAAGGGAACTTGGGGAACGAATAGATGGGGAGAGGTTGTTGACCAAAGTAGCTACGAGGGGTATTTGGCAGAGAAGGACTCATATAAAGAGAGTTTAGATTTTAAAAATTATGCAGTATATAATCATGATACCTATCTTTACGATGATGGAGAAATTATTGGAAGGGGCTGGAATACTAAATCGATTTTTTACGCTGGACAAAAGCCCGTTGGATGGATAAGTTGCGACAACTCAATCTCCAAGAAACCACTTCCTATATGGAAAAAGGAAATTCTTGGAGAGTTAGCAAGAATGACAGGAGAGTTTCTCTTTAACCTTAGATTAGAAAATCATCTTAAAAGTGAAGTAGAAAAAAAGACGGTAAAGCTAAATAAAACTATTCAGGAGTTAAAAGAGACGCAGGATAATTTAATTGAAGCTGAAAAATTAGCATCTATAGGAAGTTTAATTTCCGGTGTAGCCCATGAAATTAACACTCCAATAGGTGTTGCACTTACAGGAGTGTCCCACATTGAGGAAACCACCAAAGATTTAATGGAAAAAATAGATGGAGGTAGACTAAAAAAGAAGGATTTAGACATCTTTGTTAATGATAGTTTATATAGTAGTACTCTTTGTGTAAGCTCATTAAAAAGAGCAGGAGAATTAGTTAACATATTTAAGCAACTCTCAGTTGACCAAGAATCAACTAATAATGAGGAGCTAAATTTATCAGAGTTAGTAGAAAATGTTTTACTATCAATAAAATACTCAACAAAACTAAATGGTATTAAAGTTGAAACAGATATAGATAAAAACATTAATTTCATAGGGAATCCTAAAAGTTTCTATCAAATCCTAACAAATTTAATAAACAACTCCATAGTTCATGGATTTATTAATATACCTAAACCACTAATTAAAATATCAGGAAGGATTATAAGCGGAAAAATCGATGTAAACTATTCGGACAACGGAGTTGGAATACCTAAAAAGCTTCACAAAAAAGTTTTTGAACCCTTCTATACAACAAAAAGAAATCAAGGAAATACAGGTTTAGGGCTAAACATTATATACAACAGTGTTTTAAAACAAGGTGGAAAGATATCAATAAAAGATCACAAAGATAAAGGTACACAATTTAACATACAATTCAATATATAA
- a CDS encoding ROK family protein: MQTQYSYNASRVLQTVWQHDSTSRTLISKELGLNKSTITKLLTPMIENNIIVAVEKQASGQQGGRKAEVLSINEKFGVVIGIEIHTSFSAICITDLKGNILVTNKFQNNDSLESFQELIEFVIDSSVSICKRRQYNIIGATLGVSGVINPYEGIIYRSNPLGIDTPVKIYQKLDKYPFPILVENDANCCCYTQQIPSENNRTRNFICILGEFRKATRLSKNESGIAIGIGIMIKESILHGEDFSAGEFQSLYKSEENPSQFDLKPEEIQNIQDDEVLLKKVLRELSRNISLLVNTLNISLVYFEGNITDYQFMLKPILRDEIQRNWNYDNQVDCQIQFSEKRDFAVAHGAACCFLEKLFSPSKFWEDRKEYYPSGIDLFNFINN, translated from the coding sequence ATGCAAACTCAATACTCATATAATGCTTCTAGGGTGTTACAAACAGTCTGGCAGCATGATTCAACAAGTAGAACGTTAATCTCTAAAGAGCTAGGTCTAAACAAATCGACTATTACTAAACTATTAACACCAATGATTGAGAACAATATAATTGTAGCAGTTGAAAAACAAGCTAGTGGGCAACAGGGCGGCCGAAAAGCCGAAGTTCTATCTATAAACGAAAAGTTTGGAGTTGTTATTGGGATTGAGATCCATACATCGTTTTCAGCAATCTGCATAACAGACTTAAAGGGGAACATTTTAGTTACTAACAAGTTTCAGAATAATGACTCTCTTGAAAGTTTCCAAGAACTAATAGAGTTTGTAATAGATTCTTCAGTTTCTATTTGTAAAAGACGTCAATACAATATTATTGGAGCAACTCTAGGTGTTTCAGGTGTGATAAATCCCTACGAAGGTATTATTTACAGGTCAAACCCATTGGGCATTGATACGCCTGTAAAAATATACCAAAAACTAGATAAGTACCCATTCCCTATACTTGTAGAGAATGATGCAAACTGTTGTTGTTATACTCAACAAATACCCTCAGAGAATAACCGAACACGAAATTTTATTTGTATTTTAGGGGAGTTCCGAAAGGCTACAAGGCTCTCTAAAAATGAAAGTGGTATTGCTATTGGTATTGGTATAATGATTAAGGAGAGCATTTTACACGGTGAGGACTTTTCTGCAGGAGAGTTTCAAAGTCTCTATAAAAGCGAGGAGAACCCATCCCAATTTGATTTAAAACCTGAAGAGATTCAAAATATTCAAGATGATGAAGTTTTATTAAAAAAGGTTCTAAGGGAACTATCTAGAAATATATCACTCCTAGTTAACACACTAAATATCTCCTTAGTATATTTTGAAGGAAATATTACTGATTATCAATTTATGCTTAAACCAATTTTAAGGGACGAAATCCAGAGGAACTGGAACTATGATAATCAGGTAGATTGTCAAATACAGTTTTCAGAAAAAAGAGACTTCGCTGTTGCCCATGGAGCTGCATGCTGCTTCTTGGAAAAGCTCTTCTCACCATCCAAATTTTGGGAAGATAGGAAGGAGTACTACCCTTCAGGAATTGATCTTTTTAATTTTATTAATAATTAA
- a CDS encoding sugar-binding protein — protein MLKKIMLAQTILLFVVVSGFSLTTTEKKPVPSPWNESMAEASANRIKPPVGEVTPVYWVDEIPVIDGIFGEWEGFDGPTTRVVVLGSSHDPKDGEARFVLKTDGSTLFIYSRVTDDIVNENKLSGSMAWRGDSVEMFIGIDTSSHKKYKMTDNQIRLVPVSKDDPFAFEVSINDVTKTSQVSAAFSYNEDGYEVEAAIPLSILMIKELKPGQKIKCEFQLNDADDTERDRLVHWMSEKDDPWNDASVWGKGQVVKKGEE, from the coding sequence ATGTTAAAAAAGATTATGTTGGCGCAAACAATACTTTTGTTTGTAGTTGTTAGCGGGTTTAGTTTGACCACTACAGAAAAAAAGCCTGTACCATCTCCATGGAATGAGAGTATGGCTGAAGCTTCTGCTAATAGAATAAAACCGCCAGTTGGTGAAGTGACTCCTGTTTATTGGGTTGATGAAATACCTGTTATCGATGGGATTTTTGGGGAGTGGGAAGGTTTTGATGGACCAACAACAAGGGTTGTTGTATTAGGTTCTAGTCATGATCCAAAAGATGGTGAGGCTCGGTTTGTTTTAAAAACTGATGGTTCTACACTTTTTATCTATTCTAGAGTAACTGATGACATAGTAAATGAGAATAAACTTTCTGGAAGTATGGCCTGGAGGGGAGACTCTGTCGAGATGTTTATTGGTATAGATACCTCATCCCATAAGAAATATAAGATGACAGATAACCAGATAAGATTAGTTCCTGTAAGTAAAGACGATCCCTTTGCTTTTGAAGTTTCAATAAATGATGTTACAAAAACATCCCAAGTTTCTGCTGCTTTTTCTTATAACGAAGATGGATATGAGGTAGAAGCTGCAATTCCCCTTTCAATACTAATGATAAAAGAGTTAAAGCCTGGTCAGAAGATTAAGTGTGAGTTTCAGTTAAATGATGCTGATGACACAGAGAGGGATAGATTAGTTCACTGGATGAGTGAAAAGGATGACCCATGGAATGATGCCTCTGTATGGGGTAAGGGTCAAGTTGTTAAAAAAGGTGAGGAGTAA
- a CDS encoding methyl-accepting chemotaxis protein → MKSLNRIKEVYKDKGIVTQQKAQTLFIINFSLSVGFVLFALIRFIQVDFIVGGVELFVAAVLAVNSILVVRKRYYLTSKISVVFFTACAWGLYALQDKKEFNDIYMYSTYITVVLVMAPFLCYSKVQFKGMIISALLGQLLFYILSIPMLKASGEGLQIGAFLISFVFLALGANFAYLIFRMQQKNMDLINSQKEKSDKSLLSITDLFDSTKSAFNMGEVLLEAAKKASTNSNDIATDISSLEETVSTLMKHTEIGRNSNEELDRTKRVVEEKINAQTAAIKASYSATKEITTQIEYMTSDAQRKGEILNKLSESSSMGTKKLEETLNSLKALSQSTEEILSVVNVIQGISSRTNLLAMNAAIEAAHAGEAGKGFAVVADEIRKLAEETSRNSKIIKESMTENTAQFKVSNDTAVELHKVFNIITQQIDTVYESFREIISGMGTMSTETNRIFSTVNNVQEGNKDVTDALTIMDRAIDSIVSIIQGIYESSKEADISVSHLKELSSSIVNDSIELKDIGEVNMNNFHKLEKGFQKL, encoded by the coding sequence ATGAAATCACTAAATAGAATTAAAGAAGTATATAAGGATAAGGGTATTGTTACGCAACAGAAGGCACAAACTCTTTTTATTATCAATTTTTCCTTGTCTGTAGGTTTTGTGTTATTTGCACTAATTAGGTTTATTCAAGTTGACTTTATTGTTGGTGGAGTAGAGCTTTTTGTTGCAGCTGTATTAGCGGTAAATTCAATTTTAGTTGTAAGAAAAAGGTATTATTTAACAAGTAAGATAAGTGTAGTTTTTTTTACAGCCTGTGCTTGGGGTTTATATGCCTTGCAAGATAAAAAAGAGTTCAATGACATATATATGTACTCAACTTATATAACTGTTGTCTTAGTAATGGCCCCATTTTTATGTTATAGTAAGGTTCAGTTTAAAGGTATGATAATAAGTGCTTTATTAGGCCAATTACTCTTTTATATTTTATCTATTCCTATGTTAAAGGCTAGTGGTGAAGGTCTACAGATAGGGGCGTTTCTAATTTCATTTGTATTTTTAGCTTTAGGAGCTAACTTTGCCTACTTGATATTTAGAATGCAACAAAAAAACATGGATTTAATAAATAGTCAAAAGGAGAAGAGTGATAAGAGTTTATTATCAATTACCGACCTTTTTGACTCTACAAAGTCTGCTTTTAATATGGGAGAGGTTTTATTAGAGGCTGCTAAAAAAGCATCTACTAATAGTAATGATATTGCTACAGATATCTCTTCCCTTGAGGAGACAGTTTCTACTCTAATGAAGCATACGGAGATTGGACGAAACTCAAATGAAGAGCTAGATAGGACAAAAAGAGTTGTAGAGGAGAAGATCAATGCTCAAACTGCTGCAATTAAGGCTTCGTATAGTGCAACAAAAGAGATAACTACCCAAATTGAATATATGACATCAGATGCTCAAAGGAAGGGTGAAATATTAAATAAACTTTCAGAGTCTTCTAGTATGGGTACTAAGAAACTAGAGGAGACCCTTAATTCATTAAAAGCTCTATCCCAATCCACCGAAGAAATTTTATCCGTTGTAAATGTTATTCAAGGCATATCTAGTCGAACAAATCTTCTTGCTATGAATGCTGCCATTGAAGCAGCCCATGCTGGTGAAGCAGGTAAGGGCTTTGCTGTTGTAGCCGATGAAATAAGAAAGTTAGCAGAAGAGACAAGTCGAAACTCTAAAATAATTAAAGAGAGTATGACAGAGAATACTGCCCAGTTTAAAGTTTCTAATGATACAGCGGTAGAGTTGCATAAGGTATTTAATATTATAACCCAGCAGATTGATACTGTTTATGAGTCTTTTAGAGAGATTATTTCTGGTATGGGAACAATGTCTACCGAGACAAATAGGATTTTTTCTACAGTTAATAATGTACAGGAAGGAAATAAAGATGTTACTGATGCCTTAACAATTATGGATAGAGCAATTGACTCTATTGTTTCAATTATTCAAGGTATATATGAGTCGTCAAAAGAGGCAGATATTAGTGTCTCCCACCTTAAGGAGCTAAGTTCTTCAATAGTAAATGACTCTATTGAGTTAAAAGATATTGGCGAAGTTAACATGAATAACTTTCATAAGCTTGAAAAGGGATTTCAGAAGCTGTAG